One Marasmius oreades isolate 03SP1 chromosome 7, whole genome shotgun sequence genomic window, CGGTTGATCGTTCAGAAAGCTGAGTATCAGATGGCAGGATCATCAAAAACGAAAGTTCCGTGTCGATATGTGCGGAACGCGAGTTTAAGTTCGTCGATCCGAAGAGCGTGAGGACCGGAGCAGAGTTTCGTGTTGGATAAAGCCATAATCCTGGATAATCACATAAGAACTTTGTCTCAAGGAAAACGCAAAGGAACTCACCCTTTCCATGGTAGGTACACCCATCCTTCCACCACTCCTGTAACTGAACGCCTTTCCGAGTCGTAGTTGTCCATAACCTCCCAGCTCGTTTGACAGCCGCCATGAATCGTTGTTCGAATAAGGTGTATCCGTCTGGTATACGACCTGAGATACCTTTGGATCCGTAGAAGCCGTTCGCTTTTGGACTTGCAGCTATCACTCGAACGTCGACATTAGTTGAACCGAGAATTAGCCTTTGATAACGCTCATATAACCCGAAATATCCGCTTGTTAAGTCAATGAGGGGACGATTCTGTAGATTATTATCGTCTTCTCTCGTATCTGGTTGCATCCCGTATGCGTTTACATGTCGAAACAGGCATTCGAACGtcttttcctcttccttgatATTAAACTGTCCTGCCTGGATAATCGGAACTAGCGCGACACTAGACTCTGCCTCTATGAGTTCTGATGCCATTTTCTCTGGATCTTCCTGCCTTGATTTCGTTACGTCCTGAGTAGATTCGCAGTAAGTCCTTTGAAACGCAGAAAGAGCCTCCTCAGCCTTCCGATGTATCTTATGCGGGTGCGTCCTAAAATCGGGCCAGAACATCGTGTAACCGTCCTTATGAGTGAACGAATACGGTCCCAAATCCAATTCCGACTTCGAATTCTTCACGTCCGTTGGACAAAGTTGGTACGAGAACCCGGACACCGTTTTCATGAAGTCGAAACAATACTGAGATAGTGTAGGTTGGTTGGAAAAATGAAGATATCGGTCTTGGCGGTCGGTAAAATAGGATTTGTTTAGATTGGCACTGTAACGAAagttgaggaagaaatcaagcCTGTGGGGACGCCCAAGTACAACCTACCCACTTATCATCACGCCATCATCTGCTCCGTAAATCTTTGCATGCCATGTGCCCCAACCCTCGTTGAACCGCGGTGGAACAAGTTTAGCCATGATACCACGTAGATTCGGGCTACGAAAGAAAGACGCGTGAACACGATTTGGAAACTCTTCGAGAAGAGGCAATAAGATTTTGGCTGTCGAAGACGCTCCGGGTCGAGTAGAACGATTGAGGTCGAGTTGCAAGTAGAGGTTTAAGACATGTCTTTTACGGAGAGAATCCGTTAGAACGTCTATCTTTCAGGCGAGAAACAAAACAGGTCAAAAGCGTTGGTCTCAAGCCAGAAATAATTTGCGAGAGAACACACACGAGTTCTGATTCACTTGAACCAATGTATAGAGAGGATAAGAATATCCTTCTCTCCGCTCCCCGAATCATTGTCTATTAGATTTAGATTCATTAACaaccagaaaaagaacaCGAGATCCAAGTAAGACCGCACCAAAAGTTGCGAATAAAACTCATCCGGACGCTTTAAAATCTTGACATCTCGGGGTGAGACGGTGAACAGAGGTTGACTGCGACAAAGTTCGTGATAAAGCTGGGTGAAAGTGCGGGTCAAGGGCATTCTTGAGATGTCGGGGACTTCGACACGGATGTAAGAAGTGTGACAAAATTCACGAGTCTCTCAGAATAACGGGTAGAACAAAAACTAACTAGTACTTGCTAGGCACATTCGTAACAAATAGCCTGCGCGCTACATACGGGCTACGAAGTAGACCAATATAGGTATGTAAAAGTAAACAAAACTCTTGTGAGTATTAGAGGCCTTTCAAAATAAAAGAAGAGAGAACGTTCTAAGTGAATTTTTCGAGGTAGGGAATATTGGTGGGAGAATCAAGAACAAAAGATGTTATAACAACCTTCGATGCTAACCTATTCCACCCCTGCTGGAAGCACCTGAGGCTGAGAGGAACGCCAAATCCTTTTCCTCCTTGTCCATCTTGATCCAAACCATCGGATCCACATATCCAAAAGCTTCAGCATAGCCAACAGAACCCTGCTTTGCTGCATCGGTCCTTCTCTTCAACATGAGGCAAGTCCTCGTTCAAAGCAACTGCAAGGATAACTCATCAATTCTTCCAAACCGTGTCCACCACCTGGGGCGACAATGTGTGAACTGTATCAAGAAGTTCTGGTTGGGTTTTTCTAGGGTAGTCCTGGAACAGTGTTGGTATTTGAAGGAGACTTGCATATGTTCCCGCGTGACCACCAATGCAGGAGTACGTGGCCGCCGTACAACCATATAGCACGATAGAATAATGGCGACATTTGATGTCATCCAGGTCAGAGCTGGAGCGTGTATTGCCAGCAGGAGTGTTGGTTTCTATTAGGTTCGTCTTAATCTCGACTGGGGGGCCCTTGTAGCCCTCACCCACCCCAAGTTGCATGACTATTGACAGGATTGGGCAAGTGTTGGGACACTTTCCGGCCGCCTCTGGATCTGGTTCTACATTCTCATTTGTCAGGGAATTCTTTATCTGATACTGAGAGAGGCCTGTGCAGTCTATATCAATTGCTGAGCCTAGTCCACCATTGTGAAGGGGTATTCCCAGGTCCTGGTTGCGCTGATTGGCATAGATTTGTATCGCTGCCCCTTGCTTGAGCATTTCAGTAGCACATTCCCAGCTGAACATTTCATGATTACCAAGCTCGACAAAGTGGGAAAAGTTAATCCAGCTCTTGTCAAAGGCGACTTCGAGTTTGGGATCATCCTTGTATGCGTGAACCGGAGTGGCTTGGCGGACCAAATTCCAGACTTCGGGTGCGAGaagcttctccaaaaagTGTACTAGTCGGATTGGGCGATGGTACCGCAGCCGCTCAGATTTCGAGCCCGAATGGAGCTTGGCAGCCTCGTCGTGTGCGACAGTCAGAAGGGTTCGAGCAATTAGCTCTCCACGTTCCCCCTTGGCAAGCAAGCCAGTTGTCAAAGCATTCGCAAGTATACGCGGGGCCTCATCGACAATGGACCGGCCTGGACGGACACCGGACCGGGGCGAATTGAGGATAACCGCTGCTGCTTCCGAGAGCACCGGTTCGGATAGATATGCAGAACGTACGAATTGTCGGTCTGCAGGTATGTTATAGATGCATCGCATATGCGACCTCACGAGTTCAACCTCTGTTGTACGTGAGACCAGCTGGTAGGGATCAAAGGGAATGAGAACGCGGGAATCAAGTGCCGCCAGGTCTGCATTGTTATGATCATCACCTCGCAACTTCAGCACTGCTAGATCAATCATTTTGTGCTTTTCGTCTTCCGGGAGGCTTTGATAGTACGAATGCCACCTAGCATTCAAATATTCCAGTTGAGTAAACATTGCGGTGTAGCATCATCCAACTTACATAGGGCGACCAAATTTAGCCATCTGTCCCAGGTCACAAACACCTTCCAGGGTCAATTTGCCAGCTTCCTTTGCCTCTGATGTAAACTTTCGACAAAAAATATCAAATCGTAGCTCGAAAAAAGGGGGGATAAGTTCGGTGTTGTTTTGAACTCGAATCGATGGGTACGCCGCTTTGGTTGGAGCGGAAGTTTTCAAACTCGAGTTGGTGGAcaagaaaacaaagaagatctGCTTGTCGTTAATCATGTTCAACACGTGCATCAAAGCATAGTAGGGGGTTCGTTGGTGTGATTTTTCCGGCAGTGATTTAGATAAGGTGTGGGCTTCGTCAAAGTAGACAATTGCACAAAATGGGATTGGATAGTTGTAGAGCTTTTGTAAACAATCGACCAGTGATCGAGCTGCGGTGTTCAGCGCTTTTTCACGATGTTCAAGAGGCTTCTGGTGATCCACAGGTTCTTGTTCCAGCTGACCAGATTGTGAGTCGAAGCGGAAACAGTCTTGATACTGTACACGCACCTTTCGGGCTTTTGCTACCACTCGGTCATAGAGCATGGTTCTATTTGTACCAACGTTATCTACAGTCGACCCGACGTTCATCCACTTGTACCATTTGCTAGCAATCTCTTGTGGCGTTCCCTTTGTGATTTTTGTTTTTTGGGATTGAAGTTCGGCGACTGTTTCGTTAAAAAGGGCTTGTAAGAAGACAAGCGGTCGTGTTATGGCATCCACTTCGCGCTCAAATTCTGTCGTGAGAAACTTGCGGACTTCGTAGTCAAACGGAGGATAAGCTATGAGGAGGGAGGTAAGTACTTTTGTACAATTGTACAAATAGGATTCTGTGATGAACCTACTTGCACCGGACTCCATGTCTTCATGGAGGTTGAAAGGAATCGCGAACCGAAGTGTGGCAGAGTGATCCATCAGGCGCGACTTGCCCATCCCCGACGATTGGACAACGGAGAACGAGCGATTATAGGGGCGGCGCATGCCTAGATCGTATTCGTCCATGGCACGTAGAAGAATACCGGGATTTGGGGTACAGTAATCCTTTTCAAACGCTTCTTTGAAATCTGTTGCAAATGTGTGAGGGGTTGATAGACAGAGTATGGTAGAGCGCACATTGTACTAGATGAAGATGCAATTGATAAGTCAAGCCCCGGCAAAGAATTGAGAGGCGTTCTTACTGTTGGTTGCCACGGATCTGTCAGTTTCCATGGATCGGTTCGATTCAGCACTAGTTGAAGGTTGAAGGatttctcgttctcgtctTAATCCTGAACCGACTGTGTAAGTAAAGGTGATAATCTATCGAAAGGATATTGCACCAACTCAGGTCGTTGAAGAGCGGCTTCCAATCGTTCGCCTTGAAACCATCGCTGACAATGTTCCCCAAATCGGCATCGTTCGTAACAGCAGTCTTGCAGTGGTCCAAAACTTTGAATTCGAGGTTGAGGACCTCCTCCCACTGGGAGTTACTAGAGAGTTCATGAACGAGGTTATGGAGTATATAAGCCTTTTCTTTATCGTTGGAGCACTTCTTGGGAAGATAACTCTCGACGAACTCTTCGAGGATGATGCCATTAACATCAGGTAGTTCGGACGTCGTGCGAGCACGTTTCGGTAGTGGCTGTTCGTCACTCAGGCTGGTATTACTGTAATTGGTAGCATTGTCGACAACACCCGCCTCGCCTTCGCCCTTATCTGTCGGTTTGCGTTTTTCTCCCGTCATGGTCCTGTTCACAATTACAGCAGGCACACAGCGCAAATAAAGGGGATTATGTCAAATTCAAGACGACTCGCCGTGATTCGTAGGTTTGTAAGGTCAACGACGATTAGTGACGATGTAGCCTGAGGGTAATATTGGGCGATGCAGAAGGAAAAACGAGTGCGGGAATAACCCCTCAGCATTTTACTTTGGTTTGGACTAGCCTCGATTTGAATCatgtccgatccgttgacccccaatttgggccatttttggtacatactttTGGGTCAATTCACTCGTATGACGCAGAGATTAAAAAGGAAATATAAGCCGAAAACTTAGCCGAACCTGAGTAATTAAGGGCCAAATACATTGACATCTTGGTTCCGAAAATTTCTTTGTTATCACTACATAAAGTAATACTTTACAGAGCCCAATACTAGCTATTTTTGGCATTAGAAAGGATAAAAGAAAGATAACATTTCTATTTGCAGAAAGCACAAAGGAAATTCTTATCTTCGGCATCCAAATATTAAGAATAAATAACGCCAAAAAGGGTACCTTTGTGGGCCCCGAAATGATGACTTTCAGGCCACCATTTCACAATACACGATGATCGCCCGAGGATCCGGTAATCAGCTCCCGGAGCTCTGGTAATCACACCACCATGTGCGTCTGATCAGCTTTCGCTCATCTCCCCTTCATCGTCGAAGGTGAATATACTCAGCGTAGTTCATCAAATAGTGCGGAAACAGTTACTTTGTGCATTACACTGGGTGCAATGTACTGTAAAACATGTGTATTATGTTAATGATTATAGTGAATttattttaattttttttacaaTAACTCTTGTAACTTATATTAAAATTAAGCTTATTTTATACTATAGAAATTTCAGGATAATACCTAGAAGAATCAAAGTATACTACACATGGTTTATGTTAAAATTATATAAAATTTACAGTAAGCCTTTTTCAAAATTTATGCTAAAATATAAAGCAGATCAGATATAACATAAGTACCTTGAATCATGTTTGTTTAATGTCACCTTTAAATACATTAAATTCGGCCTTGATGACGGAAATCTCACTTATGGGTGGTTCACCTGGGGCGAGCTGGTTCATCCCCCTCGCTTATAATTGTACACTTACACCAAAATATAGCTTGCTGAGCTGTGCTAcacatttacaaagaaattTCCAGACTTTGAGAGTTAAATAAGCTACAGTTCACACATAATACACagtgaagagatcagaaagccTAAAGAAATAGATTATGACAGGTGGTAAGGCTAGCATTGCCGCAGCCTGCTTAACACCATAGTAGGTAAATGTGCACCGCAGGCTGCTCAAGCCGTTCTTAAATTTGTTAAATATCACATCAGCCAGCTTAAATATCCTTAAATGCCCACTTATTCTCACTTATTCACTATTTTCTTGAGCTTAGTGCCACTTATCCCTTCCAATTGCCTTCCAAGTAGAGTCAAAACTGTCTATCAACTGCTATTTATTAGTGGATTCATGAGAGTAGGTGATCTATAAACATTCTGTTCTTTCACTGCATATGTGATGCACTACATAGAAAGTAGGAGACGGAGTACACGTCTTGGGAGGTATGTATCCAGGAGTGTGTGGCAGGTACACGTGGTCGCTTTCAGCAACCGGTTTGCCCGAGATGAACTGGCTTGCGAGGACCAGACTTAATTAATAATCGCTTACAGTAATTCATTTCGTGTAATGAT contains:
- a CDS encoding uncharacterized protein (BUSCO:EOG09261ICI), encoding MPLTRTFTQLYHELCRSQPLFTVSPRDVKILKRPDEFYSQLLTMIRGAERRIFLSSLYIGSSESELIDVLTDSLRKRHVLNLYLQLDLNRSTRPGASSTAKILLPLLEEFPNRVHASFFRSPNLRGIMAKLVPPRFNEGWGTWHAKIYGADDGVMISGANLNKSYFTDRQDRYLHFSNQPTLSQYCFDFMKTVSGFSYQLCPTDVKNSKSELDLGPYSFTHKDGYTMFWPDFRTHPHKIHRKAEEALSAFQRTYCESTQDVTKSRQEDPEKMASELIEAESSVALVPIIQAGQFNIKEEEKTFECLFRHVNAYGMQPDTREDDNNLQNRPLIDLTSGYFGLYERYQRLILGSTNVDVRVIAASPKANGFYGSKGISGRIPDGYTLFEQRFMAAVKRAGRLWTTTTRKGVQLQEWWKDGCTYHGKGLWLYPTRNSAPVLTLFGSTNLNSRSAHIDTELSFLMILPSDTQLSERSTATSNSNSISRLSTDLAAEAANIRQDAGEWKGGERRIPLLTKLIVALVGGML